From one Mya arenaria isolate MELC-2E11 chromosome 4, ASM2691426v1 genomic stretch:
- the LOC128232639 gene encoding spermidine synthase-like, with protein MSSIENGWFREMNDQWPGYSVGLKIEKILFEGKSPYQDILVFQSSTFGNVLVLDGCIQCTERDECCYQEMIAHLPINCHPDPKQVLVVGGGDGGVVREVLRHPGVDKVTLCEIDEKVIEVCKMYLPNMAVSMSDPRCHVHVGDGVQFMKEHKNCFDIIITDAPDPIGAAKGLYELDYYRCLKAALKPNGIICSQGENLWLDLPIVEQLLYGCRSLFPSTGYAFAGMPTYASGQIGFVMASTNPDVTFNEPLRVLSDEEIAEMGLKFYNSDLHRAAFVLPQFAKKVLYPAVNGDGGKKTAVHDADT; from the exons ATGTCATCAATTGAAAATGGTTGGTTTCGTGAGATGAATGACCAATGGCCTGGTTACAGTGTTGGATTGAAGATTGAAAAGATTCTATTTGAGGGGAAGTCTCCATATCAAGACATTCTCGTTTTTCAAAG TTCTACATTTGGGAATGTGCTGGTACTGGATGGGTGTATTCAGTGTACGGAGCGAGACGAGTGCTGCTACCAGGAGATGATAGCCCACCTGCCAATCAACTGTCATCCAGACCCAAAACAG GTACTGGTGGTTGGTGGTGGAGATGGGGGCGTGGTCAGAGAGGTGCTGCGCCACCCGGGGGTGGACAAGGTCACTCTCTGTGAGATAGATGAG AAAGTAATCGAGGTGTGTAAGATGTACCTGCCCAACATGGCTGTGAGTATGTCAGATCCCCGCTGCCACGTGCATGTCGGAGATGGCGTCCAGTTCATGAAGGAACACAAAAACTGCTTCGACATCATCATCACTGATGCCCCAGACCCTATTG GAGCGGCGAAGGGTCTTTATGAGCTGGATTACTACAGGTGTCTGAAAGCAGCGCTGAAACCTAACGGAATCATATGTAGCCAGG GTGAGAACCTGTGGCTGGACCTACCCATCGTGGAGCAGCTGTTGTATGGGTGTCGGTCATTGTTTCCCAGCACCGGCTATGCCTTCGCTGGAATGCCTACTTATGCCAGTGGACAGATTGGCTTTGTCATGGCTAGCACTAACCCT GATGTAACTTTTAATGAGCCACTACGAGTACTATCAGACGAGGAGATTGCAGAAATGGGCCTGAAGTTTTACAACTCCGACCTGCATAGGGCTGCATTTGTACTGCCGCAGTTTGCCAAAAAG GTGCTGTATCCTGCTGTAAATGGGGATGGTGGAAAGAAAACTGCTGTGCATGATGCAGACACTTAA
- the LOC128229668 gene encoding uncharacterized protein LOC128229668 produces the protein MATQGSLLLALFVLLGTCFKADCHSHAGDCTMDMDECVFHLDVEHRLTMMDQRTLTFPSNGKLFAYDVVNTSDASPIPADNVITGDGWETPKLITAVNGKFPGPDIIVYEGQKVVVFVKNRLTSQAVTIHWHGLHQEGTPWMDGVPYVTQCPIHPGQTFKYEFYAKPKGTFWWHSHMGTQRTMGVFGAFIIKERLEFDVEDKIMQIQDWNHDHDSDTGHMKMLFGAYQGRQKWAGYKSLDDTFFSIFEIQSGLINGRGRFYEENNVDHNGAPLTVYDVQPGKVYRFRVIATGALYPFRVSVDNHNLTVIASDGYDLEPVVTESFIINPGERFDFKIIADQTVGNYWIRGISIVQGRYHRADAILRYNGAGDEDPRTSRKVCSQTSRCTVVNCPFTQYPEMYTDCMTFDQLRSAVSNDPAPPYIVGKFQEYFLNFAFPGIKTFPGSVNGRSFATPDVNPLVQPQEWSSPCTEPKCGPDNHCRCTHALSISNGDTVQMIFMNMGVGRGWAHPIHMHGHSFYVLKIGDAQYNDTTGAFVEQNSDVDCRGNLYTRPDKSFCNDATWSNPDWLNGEVPGLNLDRAPRKDTIIVPSGGYVVIRIKADNPGLWNMHCHIELHNIDGMQMVLNESFSEVPSVPKGFPECHSYPPSAARLVRENDALQYGMEGKNDGIFSDRNYTILFYLMVAVLAMQLFVFLAICCVCRRQSSHKSDSFSPGQTNRAFSGK, from the exons ATGGCTACACAGGGAAGTTTGCTGTTAGCATTGTTTGTTCTACTGGGGACTTGTTTTAAAGCCGATTGTCACTCCCACGCAGGAGATTGTACAATGGACATGGATGAGTGCGTGTTTCACCTTGACGTTGAGCACAGACTGACAATGATGGATCAACGGACGCTCACATTTCCGTCCAACGGAAAACTTTTCGCATACGACGTCGTGAACACCTCCGACGCGTCACCTATTCCAGCTGACAATGTCATTACTGGAGACGGGTGGGAAACTCCGAAGCTGATCACGGCTGTTAACGGGAAATTTCCTGGACCCGACATCATTGTTTACGAAGGACAAAAGGTAgtagtttttgttaaaaaccGGCTTACAAGCCAGGCGGTTACCATACACTGGCACGGACTGCACCAGGAGGGAACACCATGGATGGACGGGGTCCCATATGTTACACAGTGCCCTATCCACCCTGGACAGACATTTAAGTACGAGTTCTACGCCAAGCCCAAGGGGACATTTTGGTGGCACTCACACATGGGAACGCAAAGAACGATGGGCGTATTTGGagcttttattattaaagaaagGCTGGAGTTTGATGTCGAAGATAAGATCATGCAGATTCAGGACTGGAACCATGACCATGATTCGGACACAGGTCatatgaaaatgttgtttggTGCTTACCAGGGAAGACAGAAATGGGCTGGATATAAATCTCTTGACGATACATTCTTCAGTATTTTCGAAATTCAATCTGGACTCATCAATGGTAGAGGTAGATTCTATGAGGAGAACAATGTAGACCATAATGGTGCCCCACTGACTGTCTATGACGTCCAGCCTGGTAAAGTTTATAGGTTCCGCGTTATTGCTACTGGTGCTTTATACCCCTTTAGAGTCTCTGTTGACAACCACAATCTTACAGTTATTGCTTCTGACGGATACGATCTAGAACCTGTAGTGACAGAGTCTTTTATAATAAATCCAGGTGAAAGATTCGACTTCAAGATCATAGCAGACCAAACTGTTGGAAATTATTGGATAAGAGGAATTTCAATAGTTCAGGGGAGATATCACAGAGCGGACGCAATTTTAAGATACAACGGGGCCGGCGACGAGGATCCACGGACGAGCAGAAAAGTTTGTTCGCAGACTTCAAGGTGCACGGTTGTTAATTGCCCCTTTACGCAATATCCTGAAATGTATACAGATTGCATGACATTTGACCAGTTACGGTCTGCTGTTTCAAACGACCCAGCACCGCCTTATATTGTTGGGAAATTTCAAGAATATTTCCTCAACTTTGCCTTCCCAGGAATCAAAACGTTTCCAGGGTCTGTGAATGGCCGGTCGTTTGCTACGCCTGATGTGAACCCTCTGGTCCAGCCACAGGAGTGGTCCTCTCCTTGTACCGAGCCTAAATGCGGACCGGACAACCATTGCAGATGTACTCACGCTTTAAGCATTAGTAACGGAGACACAGTCCAGATGATATTTATGAACATGGGAGTAGGTAGAGGCTGGGCTCATCCTATCCACATGCACGGTCATTCATTCTACGTCCTAAAAATTGGAGACGCTCAATACAACGATACAACTGGAGCATTCGTCGAACAGAATAGTGACGTGGATTGTCGTGGAAACCTGTATACAAGACCCGACAAATCCTTTTGCAATGATGCTACATGGTCAAACCCAGACTGGCTAAACGGCGAAGTTCCTGGCTTGAACCTCGACCGGGCTCCCCGTAAGGATACGATCATTGTCCCCAGTGGTGGGTATGTCGTCATCCGCATAAAAGCAGACAATCCCGGCCTGTGGAACATGCACTGTCACATCGAGCTTCATAACATTGATGGTATGCAGATGGTCTTGAACGAGTCCTTCAGTGAGGTACCAAGCGTACCGAAAGGATTCCCGGAGTGCCACTCTTATCCTCCATCTGCAGCAAGATTGGTTCGTGAGAATGATGCACTACAATATGGAATGGAGGGAAAAAATGACG GTATCTTCAGTGATCGGAACTATACAATCCTGTTCTACTTGATGGTAGCAGTGTTGGCCATGCAGCTTTTCGTTTTTCTCGCAATCTGCTGTGTCTGCAGGAGACAATCATCTCACAAGTCTGACTCGTTCTCACCAGGACAGACAAACCGGGCTTTCTCCGGAAAGTAG